Genomic DNA from Alkalihalobacterium alkalinitrilicum:
AAGAGTTGAGACAAGAAATAGAAGATGTGCAGTATGTTGAAAATGTCGAGTATGTTGACCGTGATGCAGGACTTGATCAGTTTATCGACAGTATGGACGAAATGGCACCTGTGTTTGAAGGGTTGCGTTCGGAAAATCCATTTAATGATAAATTTGTTGTAAGAGCAGAAACACCTCAGTTAACAGAAATGGTTGCTGCTGAAATTGAGGTACTTCCTAGTGTAGATACCGTTAATTTTGGTAAAGATGTCGTGGATCGACTATTTGCAGTGACTGATTTTATGCGTACGTTTGGTATTGTTTTAATTGCAGGTATGATGTTTACGGCTATGTTCCTTATTTCTAACACGATAAAAATGACAATCGTTGCTAGAAAACCAGAAATTACGATTATGAGATTAGTAGGAGCAACTAATGGGTTTATTCGCTGGCCATTCTTTGTTGAAGGCTTGTTAATTGGTGTAATCGGAGCTTTGATCCCTATTATCCTACTAATTACAGGATATTCTTATTTCTATGAGATTATGAGTACTAGACTTGAAGTTATGTTTTTTGAACTCATTCCTGTTTTCCCAGCTATCTATCAAGTGGCAGGTATACTCCTAGTTATCGGCGCGTTTATTGGCGTTTGGGGAAGTATGATGAGCGTACGAAAATTTTTAAAAGCTTAAAGAAAATAACAAACGATTAAGGACGAGGAGGACTGTTGGATGAGGCGAAGGAGTACTTTAGTCTTACTAGCGTTCATTATATCTGCAAGTACGATATTTACTGGAGTTGGATATGATTCAGTTCGAGCAAATTCGACAATAGAAAATAAACTAAAAGATATTCAAGATGAACGCCAAGAAGTGCAAAAAGAAGCTGAACAGAAAGCAGCGGAATTGAAAAAAGTTGAGGCGGAACAAAATCAAATCAGTGCTGACATTCGTAAGATAGATACGGAAGTTGCTGACACGGATAAAAAAATCAATCAAAAACAGGCAGAAATTGAAGAAGTTCGTGAAGAAATCGAGCTGTTACAAGAAGAGATTGTCATCATCGAAAAGCGAATCGAGGAACGTGATGAACTATTAAAAGATAGAGCCCGTTCGATGTACCAAAATGGTGGGAGTGTCAATTACCTTGAAGTTATCCTAGGTGCGAAGAGCTTTGGAGATTTTCTTGATCGTTTAAGTGCTCTTTCTATGATTGCTCAGCAAGACCGAAGTATCTTAGAAGCACATTTAGAAGATCATAGATTACTAGAAGAAGCAAAAGCAGAAATCGAAGAACAGTTAATTAAATTAGAAGGTCACCTTGTAGAACTTGAACGGTTAATGGCCCATCTAGAACAACAAAAGAAAGAAAAAGATCGTATGATGCAAAAACTCATTGAACAAGGTGAAGAAATTCATGCTCATCTTGGTAAAATTGACGATGAAGATCAAGTTTTAGCTCAACAAGAAAGAGCGATGCAAGAAGAGCTAGAAGCTTGGAAAGAGCGAGAAAGACAAAAAGAGTTAGAAAAGCAACGTGAATTAGAAAGACAAAAACAAGAGCAACAACAAAACCAACAGCCAAGTCGTAGTAGTACTCCAACTTCTACCTCTACAGTGGAGTCTGCTCCTTCAAGTGGAAGTGGCGTCTTGATGCGTCCAGTAAATGGACGAGTTTCCTCTTCTTACGGTATGCGAATTCATCCTGTTCATGGTGGAGGAAGAATGCACCACGGGATTGATATAGCGGCTAGTACAGGAACACCAATTTATGCTTCGGAAGCTGGAACGGTGATTGCTGCTAGGTATATGAATGGCTATGGAAATACGGTTATGATTTCACATAATGTAAATGGACAAGTATTGACGACTCTTTATGCTCATATGAATTCGATGTCGGTCTCGAATGGACAACGTGTCAGTCGTGGTCAATCGATCGGTACAGTGGGAGCAACGGGAACAGCAACAGGTCCTCACTTACATTTTGAAGTTCATGCTGGTCCATGGAATAACGCTAAGTCCAATTCGGTGAACCCGATGAACTATATCCAATAGTTTCATCCTATTAATAAATACAAGAAGCGTGTTAATCATGAATGAGTGATTAGCACGCTTTTTGTGAGGATCATAAGTAAAACCCGATTGTATAAATTACAATCGGGTTTTCGTTATTACTTGGTTGTTTCGTCCATGTTAATCCATGTTTGCGACCACTTTTCGATTTCCTGCATAAGTGGTTCTAAAGATAAGCCTTTTTCGGTCAATGAATATTCAATTCGAACAGGAGTTTCTGGGAAAATTTCACGTTTAACAATTCCTTGACTTTCCAATTCTTTCAATCTCTCTGAAAGAAGTCTTCCACTAATGCCTATGGCTGATTCGATCGTGCAAAACCGTTGTTGACCTGAAAGTAATTGATAAATAATCAAGCCAGTCCAACGCTTACTTAAAATACCCATAGCTTCTTCAAATCTAGGACAGAGTTGAGATTTGTTCATATTCAATCACTCCTAATACGTTTATCATACCATAAAAATTAAAAAACGATAACAATATTACTTTTTATAAATAAGTTACTTGACACAGGTGAATTATTAAAATATACTTACTTACATAAAGTAAGTTAATAACTAAACTTACAATATATCAATCATAAATATAGAAACTAAAGGAGTGGAGCACATGTTAAAAAAGCACGAAGTAGGTGCATTTATTTTAAGGGTAGTTTTAGGTCTTTCGTTTTTCATTCATGG
This window encodes:
- a CDS encoding murein hydrolase activator EnvC family protein, translating into MRRRSTLVLLAFIISASTIFTGVGYDSVRANSTIENKLKDIQDERQEVQKEAEQKAAELKKVEAEQNQISADIRKIDTEVADTDKKINQKQAEIEEVREEIELLQEEIVIIEKRIEERDELLKDRARSMYQNGGSVNYLEVILGAKSFGDFLDRLSALSMIAQQDRSILEAHLEDHRLLEEAKAEIEEQLIKLEGHLVELERLMAHLEQQKKEKDRMMQKLIEQGEEIHAHLGKIDDEDQVLAQQERAMQEELEAWKERERQKELEKQRELERQKQEQQQNQQPSRSSTPTSTSTVESAPSSGSGVLMRPVNGRVSSSYGMRIHPVHGGGRMHHGIDIAASTGTPIYASEAGTVIAARYMNGYGNTVMISHNVNGQVLTTLYAHMNSMSVSNGQRVSRGQSIGTVGATGTATGPHLHFEVHAGPWNNAKSNSVNPMNYIQ
- a CDS encoding winged helix-turn-helix transcriptional regulator, with translation MNKSQLCPRFEEAMGILSKRWTGLIIYQLLSGQQRFCTIESAIGISGRLLSERLKELESQGIVKREIFPETPVRIEYSLTEKGLSLEPLMQEIEKWSQTWINMDETTK
- the ftsX gene encoding permease-like cell division protein FtsX, whose translation is MKFRTLTRHGKEGFKNIGRNGWMSFASISAVTIMLFLVGIFLLLILNMNHLASTVEEDVEIHVYIDLTADEEQQEELRQEIEDVQYVENVEYVDRDAGLDQFIDSMDEMAPVFEGLRSENPFNDKFVVRAETPQLTEMVAAEIEVLPSVDTVNFGKDVVDRLFAVTDFMRTFGIVLIAGMMFTAMFLISNTIKMTIVARKPEITIMRLVGATNGFIRWPFFVEGLLIGVIGALIPIILLITGYSYFYEIMSTRLEVMFFELIPVFPAIYQVAGILLVIGAFIGVWGSMMSVRKFLKA